A single window of Anaerocolumna chitinilytica DNA harbors:
- a CDS encoding TetR/AcrR family transcriptional regulator, producing the protein MDKKADLRVIRTRHMIKTAFLELMEEVGFTKVTVEGITRKAFISRNTFYLHYTDKYDLLNSLEEDVLLGLKEIVKDMPFEIMKNKGLADGKPISALSKVYRYVSDNARFFSLMINDNGDPSFLHKLSETIRTIINNSIEGELKIPQRYMIAIIVGIQTSIIGEWLRSGMKETPEEMAELIASILESAPKNLLKAVEIIPL; encoded by the coding sequence ATGGATAAGAAAGCAGACCTAAGAGTAATACGGACCAGACATATGATTAAGACAGCATTTTTAGAGCTGATGGAAGAAGTCGGATTTACAAAAGTAACTGTAGAGGGTATAACGAGGAAAGCTTTCATCAGCAGGAATACTTTCTATCTGCATTATACAGATAAATATGATCTGCTTAATAGTCTGGAAGAGGATGTCCTTCTGGGGTTAAAAGAGATAGTAAAGGACATGCCTTTTGAAATTATGAAAAATAAAGGGCTTGCCGATGGCAAGCCAATTTCTGCTTTGAGTAAAGTATACAGATACGTCAGTGATAATGCCAGGTTCTTTTCCCTTATGATAAATGATAACGGAGACCCTTCTTTTCTCCATAAACTCAGTGAAACCATAAGAACCATAATAAATAATAGCATAGAGGGGGAATTAAAAATCCCCCAACGTTACATGATTGCTATTATCGTAGGTATACAGACGAGTATTATAGGTGAATGGCTAAGAAGTGGTATGAAGGAGACTCCGGAAGAAATGGCGGAATTAATTGCATCTATCTTAGAGAGTGCTCCGAAAAATCTTCTGAAGGCCGTGGAAATTATTCCGTTATAA
- a CDS encoding ABC transporter ATP-binding protein: MKEAILSAKSLCKSYAHNGGQNHILNHIDLEIYKGDFTVIMGASGSGKSTLLYTISGMDRATAGKVFFKDNEITKLKEDKLAKLRQGDFGFVFQQMHLVGNLSLFENIAVTGYLNKNLPSQEVIKRTNTLLEKMGLNDMSKRMPSQVSGGEQQRAAIARAVINKPCLLFADEPTGALNRKNTTEVLNLLTELNKEGQSILMVTHDMRAALRATRLLYLEDGRIIGELNLPTFQLSDEKSREAQVDAWLSSMEW; the protein is encoded by the coding sequence ATGAAAGAAGCAATACTGTCTGCTAAAAGTCTGTGTAAAAGTTACGCTCACAATGGCGGTCAAAACCACATATTAAACCATATTGACCTAGAGATCTATAAGGGGGATTTTACTGTAATAATGGGAGCCTCCGGTTCCGGTAAATCAACTTTACTTTATACTATAAGCGGAATGGACCGGGCTACCGCAGGAAAGGTTTTTTTTAAGGACAATGAGATTACCAAGCTAAAAGAGGATAAGCTTGCGAAGTTACGGCAGGGGGATTTTGGCTTTGTTTTTCAGCAGATGCATCTGGTGGGTAATTTAAGTCTATTTGAAAACATTGCAGTTACCGGTTATTTGAATAAAAATCTGCCTTCCCAGGAAGTAATTAAAAGAACGAACACCCTTCTTGAAAAAATGGGGTTAAACGACATGTCTAAAAGGATGCCTTCCCAGGTTTCAGGCGGAGAACAGCAAAGGGCTGCCATAGCAAGGGCTGTAATAAATAAACCCTGTCTGCTTTTTGCCGATGAACCTACAGGTGCTCTTAATAGAAAAAACACTACGGAAGTTCTTAATCTATTAACCGAGCTTAACAAAGAAGGCCAGAGTATTCTCATGGTTACCCATGATATGCGGGCTGCTCTCAGGGCTACCAGACTTCTATATCTGGAAGATGGCAGAATCATCGGCGAACTTAATCTTCCCACTTTTCAGTTAAGTGATGAGAAAAGCCGCGAAGCTCAGGTCGACGCTTGGCTTTCCTCCATGGAATGGTGA
- a CDS encoding HD-GYP domain-containing protein → MPYGNQYFSNLYDLVVCITKAIDLVNPKVTNHHQQVAYLSYNIADAMQLTIEQKRSLVIAALLHDVGAIALQDNLDFNEEEHIELNAHAFLGARLFEESPILDKIANIIKYHHVSWNYGEGKLYHGEIVPMLSHIIHFADRIAILPDRNVYILSQIKTIKEYAKSGMNTSFAPEIVEAFLKICEKEALWLDYIYQPMISMVPNDLSLESIKLTLDEVVGLTKIFSQIIDFRSPFTAMHSAGVAAVGLKLAELSGFSEDECKMMNIAANLHDIGKLAIPREILEKQGKLTAEEYDIIRSHSFYTYRLLKSVKGFETIAQWAAYHHEKLNGSGYPFHLKGNSLSLGARIMAVADIYAAISEDRPYRKGMPKDRAIAVLQGMANNEGISQEICNLLMDNYECIEKARAESAENSAYNYSKIL, encoded by the coding sequence ATGCCTTACGGCAATCAATATTTTTCAAATTTATATGATTTGGTGGTTTGTATCACAAAAGCTATTGATTTGGTTAATCCGAAAGTAACCAATCACCACCAGCAGGTTGCATATCTGTCATATAATATTGCGGATGCAATGCAGCTTACCATCGAGCAAAAGCGCTCTCTTGTAATAGCTGCGCTTTTGCATGATGTGGGTGCTATTGCTTTGCAGGACAATCTGGATTTTAACGAAGAGGAGCACATTGAATTAAATGCTCATGCATTTCTTGGAGCAAGGTTGTTCGAGGAGTCTCCTATTCTTGATAAAATAGCAAATATCATAAAATATCATCATGTTTCCTGGAATTACGGAGAAGGAAAACTCTACCATGGTGAGATTGTACCGATGCTTTCTCATATTATCCATTTTGCAGACAGAATTGCCATTCTGCCGGATAGAAATGTGTACATCTTAAGCCAGATAAAAACAATAAAGGAATATGCAAAAAGCGGTATGAATACCAGCTTTGCCCCGGAAATTGTGGAAGCATTTTTGAAGATATGTGAGAAAGAAGCTTTATGGCTTGATTATATTTACCAGCCTATGATTTCAATGGTCCCAAATGATTTATCTTTGGAATCCATAAAGTTAACTTTGGATGAGGTAGTTGGTCTGACGAAAATATTTTCTCAGATTATTGATTTTAGAAGTCCCTTTACAGCCATGCATTCTGCCGGAGTTGCTGCAGTTGGATTAAAGCTTGCCGAGCTTTCAGGCTTCTCGGAAGATGAATGCAAGATGATGAATATAGCGGCCAATCTGCATGACATCGGCAAACTGGCAATTCCGAGAGAAATACTTGAAAAGCAGGGGAAGCTAACGGCTGAGGAATATGATATTATAAGATCACATAGCTTTTATACATATCGGCTCTTAAAATCGGTAAAAGGATTTGAGACCATAGCCCAATGGGCAGCATATCATCATGAGAAATTAAACGGCAGTGGTTATCCGTTCCATCTTAAGGGAAATAGTCTTTCCCTGGGTGCCCGGATTATGGCTGTTGCAGACATATACGCGGCAATCTCCGAGGACAGGCCTTATCGAAAAGGTATGCCGAAGGACCGGGCCATTGCAGTTCTGCAGGGAATGGCGAATAATGAAGGAATCTCACAGGAGATATGCAATCTGCTGATGGATAACTATGAATGCATAGAAAAGGCACGAGCCGAATCAGCGGAAAATTCAGCATATAATTACAGCAAGATACTGTGA
- a CDS encoding DUF5050 domain-containing protein: protein MNTITKSILKFIFVFYIIVNLLPQDVLIINAATNTTVYDDSPMLEDRGNMYYVQTVNGVKNTFNIYRLEVATGNKTRLISSKKDIVGMMIHNDTLYYNSHEDGKNTYQTQISSVSIDGKDKKAICNGYLTSLDDNSIYYIVVKGETSKLYKRDYDSGKATLIYTGNLTFRFLKNLDNTMYFTQFNETTSKLTLYSMMPLQTTLSVLTTDKIMLDGSEKSDPTVSDIIKLNGDIYYQYGVYEGSGLYWNGTLIKINSSANTKSIIEKQVCEEEIYHNDDSIFFVEMDSSKKHYQYSTKTGKKSSYTYNIGTTESFNILGDKTYCIKPDGKELITVSCFTSGTNKSNWIDSFIKISYKQKKEFDYITSIKKYGNYLLIPVKCMDYKSTEVWWGKCVSVIWYVADSNGKILAQF from the coding sequence ATGAACACAATAACAAAAAGTATATTAAAATTTATTTTTGTTTTTTACATAATTGTGAATTTACTACCTCAGGATGTACTTATAATCAACGCTGCTACTAATACAACGGTTTACGATGATTCGCCTATGCTGGAAGATAGGGGAAACATGTATTATGTTCAGACTGTAAACGGTGTTAAAAATACATTTAACATTTACCGGTTAGAGGTTGCCACGGGTAATAAAACTAGGCTCATATCGTCAAAGAAAGATATTGTAGGGATGATGATTCATAATGATACCCTGTATTATAACAGTCATGAAGATGGAAAAAATACATATCAGACTCAGATTTCTTCGGTTTCCATTGATGGCAAAGATAAAAAAGCTATTTGCAACGGCTATCTCACGAGTCTTGATGATAACAGCATTTACTATATTGTTGTGAAAGGTGAAACAAGTAAGCTATATAAAAGAGATTATGACAGCGGGAAAGCTACTTTGATTTATACTGGTAACCTGACCTTCCGCTTTTTAAAAAACTTAGATAATACCATGTATTTTACTCAATTTAATGAAACTACTTCTAAACTAACATTATATTCTATGATGCCTTTGCAGACAACGCTATCTGTTTTGACAACAGACAAGATTATGCTGGATGGAAGTGAGAAATCAGATCCTACAGTTTCTGACATTATTAAATTAAACGGAGATATTTATTATCAATATGGTGTATATGAAGGCTCTGGACTTTATTGGAATGGGACATTAATCAAAATAAATTCCAGTGCAAATACAAAATCAATTATTGAAAAACAGGTATGTGAGGAAGAGATATATCATAATGATGACAGCATCTTCTTTGTGGAAATGGATAGCAGCAAGAAACATTATCAATACAGCACGAAGACGGGTAAGAAATCTAGTTATACTTATAATATCGGTACGACAGAATCTTTCAATATTCTAGGAGATAAAACTTATTGTATAAAACCAGATGGTAAGGAATTGATTACGGTATCCTGTTTTACATCGGGAACGAATAAGAGTAATTGGATCGACTCATTTATTAAAATTTCATACAAACAAAAAAAAGAATTTGACTATATTACAAGTATTAAGAAATATGGTAACTATCTACTGATTCCTGTAAAATGTATGGATTATAAGAGCACCGAGGTATGGTGGGGCAAATGTGTTAGTGTCATATGGTATGTAGCTGATTCTAATGGTAAGATACTTGCTCAGTTTTAA
- a CDS encoding ABC transporter ATP-binding protein: MDITGINICKSFHKKPVIRNISLSIPSGEIICLLGPSGAGKTTLIRLLIGAIPADKGEIRYDNTPIPNLKLLKKIGFMPQNDAIYEDLSGIDNLFFFAELYGLKKKDSVRRIDEVLKLVDLSQDSAKPVREYSGGMKKRLSLAASLLHEPEVLLLDEPTVGIDPVLRKTIWRQLRQLKEQGKTIIVSTHVMDEVSECDKAALIYQGELIQYDTVSNLLSLTESGKIEELFFMAANKKGGEER; the protein is encoded by the coding sequence ATGGACATTACAGGTATCAATATTTGTAAAAGCTTTCATAAAAAACCCGTTATCAGAAATATATCCCTTTCCATCCCTTCAGGAGAAATCATTTGTCTCTTAGGTCCCAGCGGTGCTGGTAAAACGACACTAATACGTCTGCTTATCGGAGCCATCCCCGCTGATAAAGGTGAAATTCGTTATGATAACACCCCCATACCCAACCTGAAACTTCTTAAAAAAATTGGTTTCATGCCCCAAAATGATGCAATCTACGAAGATCTATCCGGCATAGACAACTTGTTCTTTTTCGCAGAACTTTACGGCTTGAAGAAAAAGGATTCTGTAAGACGCATTGATGAGGTGCTTAAGCTCGTTGATTTAAGCCAAGATTCCGCAAAGCCTGTCAGAGAATATTCCGGAGGTATGAAGAAGAGATTATCTCTTGCAGCCTCATTGCTCCATGAACCGGAAGTCCTTTTATTAGATGAACCTACCGTAGGTATTGATCCGGTACTGCGAAAAACTATCTGGAGACAGCTAAGGCAACTAAAAGAACAGGGAAAAACTATCATTGTATCAACCCATGTAATGGATGAGGTAAGTGAATGTGATAAGGCTGCACTTATCTATCAGGGAGAACTTATACAATATGATACGGTTTCCAATCTTCTATCTCTTACAGAGTCGGGTAAAATAGAAGAGCTGTTCTTTATGGCAGCTAATAAGAAAGGCGGTGAGGAAAGATGA
- the dnaX gene encoding DNA polymerase III subunit gamma/tau, with the protein MSYTALYRKFRPTDFHDVKGQDHIVTTLKNQIKSGRIGHAYLFCGTRGTGKTTIAKILGKAVNCEHPVDGNPCNECETCRSIQNGTSMNVIEIDAASNNGVDNIREIVEEVRYSPTEGRYKVYIIDEVHMLSTGAFNALLKTLEEPPSYVIFILATTEAQKIPITILSRCQRYDFKRITIDTISDRLKELLQAEAVEAEEKAIRYIARMGDGSLRDALSLLDQCIAFYYGQTLTYDKVLEVLGAVDIEVFARLLTAISKNDVSQCMGILEELIVSGRELTQFAVDFTWYLRNLLLVKTSEDASEAVEVSTENLALLEEQAREWNTDTLIRFIRIFSDLSNQIRYASQKRVIVEVALIKLCRPQMEKSYEDILERIRQLEAKLENGVTITAAATGSEVPKETIKTEVIPAELPKAVSEDLKLVAKNWSNIIASTSGITKVSLTNARPSIGNNNALLLVFADEWDMEALKKEAHMQELKSAIARFVPKDVEVLTKLASTDKGITEEAFDLRKIIKNIDIEYED; encoded by the coding sequence ATGTCATATACAGCGCTGTACAGAAAATTCCGCCCCACAGATTTTCATGATGTAAAGGGTCAGGATCACATTGTTACCACTCTGAAAAATCAGATAAAATCAGGCCGGATTGGGCATGCCTATTTATTTTGCGGAACTAGAGGAACAGGAAAGACAACTATTGCAAAGATTTTAGGAAAAGCAGTTAATTGCGAACACCCCGTAGACGGAAACCCTTGCAATGAATGCGAGACCTGCCGTTCCATTCAGAACGGAACCTCCATGAATGTAATAGAGATAGATGCTGCCTCCAACAACGGTGTGGATAACATCAGAGAGATTGTAGAGGAAGTTCGATATTCACCGACGGAAGGCCGTTATAAAGTCTATATTATAGACGAGGTTCATATGCTTTCCACCGGAGCTTTCAACGCGTTGCTAAAAACGCTGGAAGAGCCGCCTTCTTATGTAATCTTTATACTGGCAACGACAGAAGCTCAAAAAATACCCATAACCATCCTTTCAAGATGCCAGAGATATGATTTTAAGAGAATAACCATTGATACCATTTCAGACAGGCTGAAAGAACTGCTTCAGGCAGAAGCCGTTGAAGCGGAGGAGAAAGCCATTCGTTATATTGCAAGAATGGGGGACGGGTCCTTAAGAGATGCCCTTAGTCTTTTAGATCAGTGCATTGCATTTTATTACGGTCAGACTCTGACTTATGATAAGGTACTAGAGGTACTGGGAGCAGTAGACATCGAAGTATTTGCAAGGCTTTTAACTGCAATTTCTAAGAATGATGTTAGTCAATGTATGGGTATTCTGGAAGAACTGATTGTAAGCGGCAGAGAACTTACCCAATTTGCGGTAGATTTTACCTGGTATTTAAGGAATCTGCTGTTAGTAAAGACTTCGGAAGATGCCAGTGAAGCGGTTGAAGTCTCTACCGAGAATCTTGCCTTGTTAGAAGAGCAGGCCAGGGAATGGAATACAGATACTCTGATACGATTTATCCGTATCTTTTCCGATTTATCCAATCAGATCCGTTATGCTTCACAAAAGCGAGTGATAGTTGAGGTTGCGCTGATTAAATTATGCCGGCCCCAGATGGAAAAGAGCTATGAGGATATCTTAGAGCGGATAAGACAATTGGAGGCAAAGCTTGAGAATGGCGTTACTATAACGGCAGCAGCGACAGGAAGCGAAGTTCCAAAGGAGACTATAAAAACAGAAGTAATACCTGCAGAACTGCCGAAAGCAGTCTCAGAGGATTTAAAGCTGGTGGCAAAGAATTGGAGTAATATTATCGCCTCAACCAGTGGAATCACGAAGGTTTCCCTGACAAACGCAAGACCAAGTATCGGTAATAATAATGCCCTGCTTTTAGTATTTGCAGATGAATGGGATATGGAAGCCCTTAAAAAGGAAGCACATATGCAGGAACTCAAAAGTGCCATAGCCAGATTCGTTCCAAAGGATGTGGAGGTTTTAACGAAATTGGCATCCACGGATAAGGGTATTACAGAAGAAGCCTTTGATTTGCGAAAGATAATAAAAAATATTGATATAGAATATGAAGATTAA
- a CDS encoding YbaB/EbfC family nucleoid-associated protein, translating into MAKRGGFPGGAMPGNMNNLMKQAQRMQKQMEEKTKEIEEKEWEASAGGGAVTVRVSGKKEISGVVLSKEVVDPDDIEMLQDLIMAAANEALRKMEEESQSVMGQITGGLGGLGGFPF; encoded by the coding sequence ATGGCAAAACGCGGAGGATTTCCGGGAGGAGCAATGCCCGGCAATATGAATAATCTGATGAAGCAGGCTCAGAGAATGCAAAAGCAGATGGAAGAAAAGACAAAAGAGATTGAAGAGAAGGAATGGGAAGCTTCTGCCGGCGGCGGAGCAGTAACCGTAAGAGTATCCGGTAAAAAGGAGATATCAGGTGTGGTATTATCCAAAGAGGTAGTTGACCCGGATGATATAGAAATGCTTCAGGATCTTATTATGGCGGCTGCTAACGAAGCTCTTCGTAAGATGGAAGAGGAATCTCAGTCCGTAATGGGTCAGATTACAGGAGGACTTGGAGGACTCGGTGGTTTTCCTTTCTAA
- a CDS encoding ABC transporter permease, whose amino-acid sequence MEIITLLTANLRSKKNALISVYILMLIVTATLTAVISANDNFSRNLIDAQRSVDTGDLVLTIDDKYATDELFDKIKESPDVSRIRDVETITSHNSVTNGKELTNRSLLIAFQKNKQQFFLYNKKENGFVTKVQEPGEGEVYVPVSLKQLYGCKIGSAFTLKTNHGDVTFHIKGFIEEPFVGGYFLGIKTMYISENDYRKLLAQNIDNASDTEPMLINSHAVHIFKEAKSKLSMAEFQKELNKYSGLSDYGMTLSAEDARDYTLIFNNIGGGILYVFILLLFFIVLIVMGHSVSSSIEMDYVSLGFLKSQGFTTRKLRLLYLLQYLFAETLGALTGIFAAIPFVKLLGNIFQPITGILATTELSLVKCLLIIAGILLIESLFLLLKTIRLGKISPVQAISGGIKDIYFDSRLMIPVGKRALPAKLALRQFTSNKRQYTGTILIVAILAYFMISMTILANCMLPESVEESFGGIISDINLTFTTTFQMEKAIEIEHEIEKITPIKMSLYAAYKYIAVDDTEYNCVIYDKPEQFKSILKGRAPLYENEIIITEILSKEIGKGIGDTVTLSYRGKRGEYLISGIYQSMRDVGKCFAMNLKGESLLTEEQPSDAYIQLEDKEKTSEVISMLNHKFPSLLEASTSKETGDISDMIQFALNTIAIVIYTVSIFFILVVVNMVCGKIFLKEKKDIGIYKALGFTSRNLRLQFALRFLLVAFIGSTAGMLLCILFNDRMLSLLLHTVGITNFQTVYSPFTLLLPMTLICVCFFLFSYLSSKRVQNVDIRELITE is encoded by the coding sequence ATGGAGATTATAACCTTACTAACAGCAAATCTGCGTTCTAAAAAGAATGCACTCATCAGTGTATATATTCTAATGCTTATTGTTACAGCAACCCTTACTGCCGTAATCAGTGCAAATGATAATTTCAGCAGGAATCTTATCGATGCTCAAAGATCCGTTGACACCGGTGACCTTGTTCTTACAATTGACGATAAATATGCTACAGATGAATTATTTGATAAAATAAAAGAAAGTCCGGATGTAAGCCGTATACGGGATGTAGAGACTATTACTTCCCATAATTCCGTCACAAACGGAAAAGAGCTGACTAACCGCTCTTTGCTTATAGCCTTCCAAAAGAATAAACAGCAATTTTTCCTCTACAACAAAAAAGAGAATGGCTTTGTAACGAAGGTTCAAGAACCGGGAGAAGGAGAAGTGTATGTGCCTGTCAGCCTGAAACAGCTGTATGGCTGTAAGATTGGCAGCGCTTTTACATTAAAGACCAATCATGGAGATGTGACCTTTCATATTAAAGGATTTATTGAGGAACCATTCGTAGGCGGATATTTTCTGGGTATCAAGACTATGTATATTTCAGAAAATGACTATAGAAAATTATTGGCTCAGAATATTGATAACGCTTCAGATACGGAGCCCATGCTTATAAACAGCCATGCAGTTCACATCTTTAAAGAAGCTAAAAGTAAATTATCAATGGCGGAATTCCAAAAGGAATTGAACAAATACAGCGGACTTTCCGATTACGGCATGACGCTATCAGCAGAAGATGCCAGAGACTATACTCTTATCTTTAACAATATAGGCGGCGGAATCCTCTATGTTTTCATCCTGCTTCTCTTCTTTATTGTATTAATTGTAATGGGGCACAGTGTCAGCAGCAGTATAGAGATGGATTATGTCAGCTTAGGATTTTTAAAGTCCCAGGGGTTCACCACAAGAAAGCTGCGGCTTTTGTACTTGCTGCAATATCTTTTTGCAGAAACCTTAGGGGCTCTGACCGGTATCTTTGCTGCCATTCCTTTTGTTAAACTTCTTGGAAATATCTTTCAGCCCATAACCGGCATACTTGCAACAACAGAACTCTCCCTTGTAAAATGTCTGCTGATTATAGCTGGTATTCTGCTGATTGAAAGCCTGTTTCTCCTTCTTAAAACCATACGTTTAGGGAAAATATCGCCGGTCCAAGCAATTTCAGGTGGTATCAAAGACATATACTTTGACAGCCGGCTGATGATTCCTGTTGGAAAACGGGCACTTCCAGCCAAACTTGCCCTAAGACAATTTACTTCCAACAAGCGGCAATATACCGGAACTATCCTGATTGTAGCTATCCTGGCTTACTTTATGATATCCATGACGATACTTGCAAATTGTATGCTGCCAGAGTCCGTTGAAGAGAGCTTTGGCGGAATAATCTCCGATATCAACCTAACTTTTACGACCACTTTTCAAATGGAGAAAGCCATTGAAATTGAACATGAAATCGAAAAAATTACTCCTATAAAAATGTCTCTGTATGCAGCTTATAAATATATCGCCGTGGATGACACCGAATATAACTGTGTTATTTATGATAAACCGGAGCAGTTCAAAAGTATCTTAAAGGGAAGAGCCCCTCTTTATGAGAATGAAATTATCATTACGGAGATTCTTTCGAAGGAAATCGGTAAAGGGATAGGAGATACCGTGACCCTATCATACCGCGGAAAAAGAGGCGAATACCTTATCTCCGGGATCTACCAATCCATGCGGGATGTGGGGAAATGCTTTGCCATGAACTTAAAAGGTGAATCCTTACTAACAGAAGAACAGCCCAGTGACGCCTATATTCAGCTGGAGGATAAGGAGAAAACATCTGAGGTGATATCCATGCTGAACCATAAGTTCCCCTCACTCTTAGAAGCCAGCACCTCCAAGGAAACCGGAGATATCAGTGATATGATACAGTTTGCCCTAAACACAATAGCAATCGTTATCTATACTGTGTCCATCTTCTTTATCCTGGTTGTGGTAAATATGGTCTGTGGTAAGATATTCTTAAAAGAAAAGAAAGATATTGGTATCTATAAGGCTTTGGGCTTTACTTCCAGAAATCTTCGCCTTCAGTTTGCTCTAAGATTCTTACTGGTAGCTTTCATAGGCTCAACCGCAGGTATGCTGCTTTGTATCCTGTTCAATGACCGGATGTTAAGCCTGCTCCTTCATACCGTTGGCATAACGAACTTCCAAACCGTTTACAGCCCTTTTACCTTGCTGCTTCCTATGACGCTTATTTGTGTATGTTTCTTTCTCTTCTCCTATCTGTCCTCCAAAAGAGTACAAAATGTAGATATTAGAGAACTTATAACGGAATAA
- a CDS encoding ABC transporter permease, translating to MISLAKRVIRQILGDKRTMGLMLFAPLLILTLIYLLLGNSSYTPTIAINEQKLPEAFVTALKEENTVILNTTEADSDPKAYLKENTDVDAFLSMSKTGTTITMYEASSKSGKAMKAIQSALEALNPAMKLDTGYVYGGDEDSTFQTMGYIFLGVIAFFFIFIISGMALVRERNSGTLERMLMTPIQRRSIIGGYTIGYGIFAIIQTIILVLFSIYVLGLSSNGNVLWVILIMLLLAVAAVSLGEFISIFASSEFQVVQFIPIIIIPQIFFSGLIPLDTLPYHLGVLSYIMPLFYGCSAIKKVMVYGNGLSDIYYFLLALLFYIVVLSSFNTLVLKKYRKL from the coding sequence ATGATAAGCCTAGCCAAAAGAGTTATCCGCCAAATCCTAGGGGATAAACGTACCATGGGACTTATGCTATTTGCTCCCTTACTGATTCTTACCCTTATATACCTCCTGCTCGGCAACTCTTCCTATACCCCTACCATTGCAATAAATGAGCAAAAATTGCCGGAAGCTTTCGTCACTGCTTTGAAGGAAGAGAATACAGTTATCCTTAATACAACGGAGGCTGATTCTGACCCGAAAGCCTATCTTAAGGAAAATACAGATGTGGACGCATTCCTCTCCATGTCAAAGACAGGAACCACCATTACCATGTACGAAGCTTCTAGTAAAAGCGGTAAGGCGATGAAAGCAATCCAGAGTGCTCTTGAAGCACTTAACCCTGCCATGAAACTGGACACCGGCTATGTTTACGGAGGAGATGAGGATTCCACCTTTCAGACCATGGGATATATCTTCCTTGGAGTAATTGCCTTTTTCTTCATCTTTATAATATCCGGTATGGCTCTGGTTAGAGAACGTAACAGCGGAACCCTTGAGAGAATGTTAATGACCCCCATTCAAAGGAGAAGTATTATCGGTGGTTATACCATTGGCTACGGTATCTTTGCTATTATTCAGACAATTATTCTGGTTCTGTTTAGTATCTATGTACTTGGTTTAAGCAGTAACGGAAATGTCCTGTGGGTAATATTAATCATGCTCTTACTAGCCGTCGCTGCAGTATCCCTGGGAGAATTTATCTCTATCTTTGCCAGCTCCGAATTTCAAGTGGTACAGTTTATACCAATCATCATTATTCCCCAGATATTTTTCTCCGGACTGATACCCCTTGATACCCTGCCTTATCACCTTGGCGTATTAAGCTATATTATGCCCCTATTTTATGGCTGTTCTGCTATTAAGAAAGTGATGGTATACGGCAACGGCTTATCCGATATCTATTACTTTTTACTGGCACTTCTGTTTTATATTGTTGTTCTCAGCAGCTTTAATACCCTCGTGTTAAAAAAATACAGGAAATTATAA
- the recR gene encoding recombination mediator RecR, which produces MNYYSSQISKLIEELSRLPGIGAKTAQRLAFYIINMPEDQVNNLSKAITSAKANVRYCKECYTLTDSEYCPICASEKRDHHTIMVVENPRDLAAYEKTGRYDGVYHVLHGAISPMLGIGPDEIKLKELIVRLEGDIKEVIIATNSSLEGETTAMYISKLIKPTGIKVSRIASGVPVGGDLEYIDEVTLLRALEGRVEL; this is translated from the coding sequence ATGAATTATTACAGCAGTCAAATCAGTAAGCTAATTGAAGAATTGTCAAGGCTGCCGGGGATTGGAGCCAAAACAGCCCAAAGGCTTGCTTTTTATATTATAAATATGCCTGAGGACCAGGTAAATAATCTCTCCAAGGCAATCACCTCAGCAAAAGCAAACGTAAGGTATTGCAAAGAATGCTATACCTTAACGGACAGTGAGTACTGCCCCATCTGTGCCAGTGAGAAAAGGGATCACCATACCATTATGGTGGTGGAGAATCCAAGGGACTTGGCAGCTTATGAAAAGACCGGAAGATACGATGGAGTATACCATGTGCTTCACGGAGCAATCTCCCCTATGCTTGGCATCGGTCCGGATGAAATCAAGCTAAAAGAATTGATTGTAAGACTGGAAGGAGATATCAAAGAGGTTATTATTGCAACGAATTCCAGCTTGGAGGGTGAAACAACCGCCATGTATATCAGTAAACTGATTAAGCCTACAGGAATCAAGGTAAGCCGAATTGCCAGCGGTGTACCGGTGGGAGGAGATCTAGAATACATTGATGAGGTGACATTACTTAGAGCTTTAGAGGGCAGAGTTGAATTGTAA